One Streptomyces sp. NBC_00554 DNA segment encodes these proteins:
- the malQ gene encoding 4-alpha-glucanotransferase → MAPGRPADPPSTPLSRLAGLHGVATSYSPSQDRTVASSDAAVVAVLAALGVDASTPEAIGAALASREAETRDRLLPPTVVCWGGRLPGELAGLPDGTRVRIDTEQGETRASAEQLPPGVHALHVAAPDGRTADAHLVVAPARLPSPPGRTYGLLVQLYSLLSRRSWGMGDLGDLAELTAWAGRALGAGFVQVNPLHAAVPGAPTDPSPYRPSSRRFPDPVHLRVEDIPEFGYVEDRDRVRTLLEGAARLRESVLSKGELIDRDAVWELKREALELVREVPLGPGRRAAYVDFLAEEGEALEDHATWCALAEVYGSRWQQWPEGLRDPRSPETARARGELMDRVDFHSRLAWLTDAQLATAQRSARDAGMAVGLVHDLAVGVHPDGADAWAQQEYFAAGMSVGAPPDAFNARGQDWGLPPWRPDRLAESGYAPYRRLLRALFRYAGALRIDHVMGLFRLWWVPQGQPPTEGTYVRYDAEAMLAVLALEASRAGALVIGEDLGTVEPGVRETLHERGVLGTSVLWFERDWDGDGLPLPPERWRADCLATATTHDLPSTAARLTGEHVELRDRLGLLTGTLAEERAAAAAETGEWLALLNRLGLLQGATGGLSAVSEEAEIQAVHRFLLRTPARMIGVWLPDTVGDRRPQNLPGTWDQYPNWRLPIADAEGRPVTLEELAASPRLHALIDVLRVRA, encoded by the coding sequence CCGTACGGTCGCGTCCTCGGACGCCGCGGTCGTCGCGGTGCTGGCGGCGCTCGGCGTCGACGCGAGCACGCCGGAGGCCATCGGCGCCGCCCTCGCGTCCCGGGAGGCCGAGACGCGGGACAGGCTGCTGCCACCGACGGTGGTGTGCTGGGGCGGCCGGCTGCCCGGGGAACTGGCCGGACTGCCCGACGGCACCCGCGTCCGCATCGACACCGAACAGGGCGAGACCCGCGCATCCGCCGAGCAACTCCCGCCCGGCGTCCACGCGTTGCACGTCGCCGCTCCCGACGGCCGCACCGCCGACGCCCACCTCGTCGTCGCCCCCGCACGCCTGCCGTCACCGCCCGGACGCACGTACGGACTCCTCGTCCAGCTCTACTCCCTCCTCTCCCGCCGCTCCTGGGGCATGGGCGACCTGGGCGACCTCGCCGAACTCACCGCCTGGGCGGGCCGTGCGCTGGGCGCCGGATTCGTGCAGGTCAACCCGTTGCACGCGGCCGTGCCCGGCGCCCCCACCGATCCCTCCCCGTACCGGCCCTCCTCCCGCCGGTTCCCCGACCCGGTGCATCTGCGGGTCGAGGACATCCCCGAGTTCGGCTACGTCGAGGACCGTGACCGGGTGCGTACGCTCCTGGAGGGCGCCGCGCGGCTGCGTGAATCCGTGCTGAGCAAGGGCGAGTTGATCGACCGCGACGCCGTGTGGGAGCTCAAGCGCGAGGCGCTGGAGCTGGTGCGCGAGGTGCCGCTCGGGCCCGGGCGGCGGGCCGCGTACGTCGACTTCCTCGCCGAGGAGGGCGAGGCGCTGGAGGACCACGCCACCTGGTGCGCGCTCGCCGAGGTGTACGGCTCCCGGTGGCAGCAGTGGCCGGAAGGCCTGCGCGATCCGCGTTCGCCCGAAACCGCCCGCGCCCGGGGCGAGTTGATGGACCGCGTCGACTTCCACAGCCGCCTCGCCTGGCTCACCGACGCCCAACTCGCCACCGCCCAGCGCTCCGCGCGCGACGCGGGCATGGCCGTGGGACTCGTGCACGACCTCGCGGTCGGGGTGCATCCGGACGGGGCCGACGCCTGGGCGCAGCAGGAGTACTTCGCCGCGGGCATGTCGGTCGGCGCGCCCCCGGACGCCTTCAATGCACGCGGCCAGGACTGGGGCCTGCCGCCCTGGAGACCCGACCGCCTGGCCGAGTCCGGCTACGCCCCCTACCGCCGCCTCCTGCGCGCCCTCTTCCGGTACGCGGGCGCCCTGCGCATCGACCACGTCATGGGCCTGTTCCGGCTCTGGTGGGTTCCACAGGGGCAGCCGCCCACGGAAGGGACGTACGTCCGTTACGACGCCGAGGCGATGCTCGCGGTACTGGCCCTGGAGGCCTCGCGCGCCGGGGCGCTGGTGATCGGCGAGGACCTCGGCACCGTCGAACCCGGTGTGCGCGAGACGCTGCACGAGCGCGGGGTGCTCGGCACCTCGGTGCTGTGGTTCGAACGCGACTGGGACGGCGACGGACTGCCCCTTCCCCCCGAACGCTGGCGCGCCGACTGCCTGGCCACCGCCACCACCCACGACCTCCCGTCCACCGCCGCCCGGCTCACCGGCGAACACGTTGAACTCCGCGACCGGCTGGGCCTGTTGACGGGCACCTTGGCGGAGGAGCGGGCCGCCGCGGCCGCCGAGACGGGGGAGTGGCTGGCGCTGCTCAACCGGCTCGGACTGCTGCAGGGCGCGACCGGCGGGCTGTCCGCGGTCTCGGAGGAGGCCGAGATCCAGGCCGTGCACCGGTTCCTGCTGCGCACTCCGGCCCGGATGATCGGCGTCTGGCTCCCGGACACGGTCGGCGACCGCCGCCCGCAGAACCTGCCCGGCACGTGGGACCAGTATCCGAACTGGCGGCTGCCCATCGCCGACGCGGAGGGCCGGCCGGTGACACTGGAGGAGTTGGCGGCCTCGCCCCGGCTGCACGCGTTGATCGACGTGCTGCGGGTGCGTGCGTGA
- a CDS encoding MarR family winged helix-turn-helix transcriptional regulator: protein MNTPKDPVDAIIEQWASVRPDLDTAAMEVFGRIYRLSRTMGDRMEKAYARFGIARGEFDVLATLRRSDAPYTLSPRQLSATLMLTTGGMTGRLDKLERAGLLRRSPDPHDRRGLQVTLTDEGLALIDQAVGAGLAVQTEALSALNEEQAGQLADLLRELLAGTGANA, encoded by the coding sequence ATGAACACGCCCAAAGACCCCGTCGACGCGATCATCGAGCAGTGGGCCTCGGTGCGGCCCGACCTGGACACCGCCGCTATGGAGGTCTTCGGGCGGATCTACCGGCTCTCCCGCACGATGGGCGACCGCATGGAGAAGGCGTACGCGCGCTTCGGCATCGCGCGTGGCGAGTTCGACGTACTGGCGACCCTGCGCCGCTCGGACGCCCCGTACACGCTCTCTCCCCGGCAGCTCTCGGCGACGCTCATGCTCACCACCGGCGGGATGACCGGGCGCCTGGACAAACTGGAGCGTGCGGGACTGCTGCGCCGCTCACCCGATCCGCACGACCGGCGCGGGCTCCAGGTGACGCTCACGGACGAGGGCCTCGCACTGATCGACCAGGCCGTCGGGGCGGGTCTCGCCGTCCAGACGGAAGCCCTGTCCGCCCTGAACGAGGAACAGGCCGGCCAACTGGCCGACCTGTTGAGGGAGTTGCTCGCCGGAACCGGCGCCAACGCGTGA